One genomic region from Reichenbachiella ulvae encodes:
- a CDS encoding C45 family autoproteolytic acyltransferase/hydolase → MKKRYITLIILASLLLIGAVYFVMRVVYPAPETGESEITADQMVVVAENHYQLGNSWIRQNENGNWESYIEGNAYDRGRTMGILHKQLIQNQEQIFVDEINTNVPSWFLRKVLLLGIAWFNRDLDEYIPLEYRQEIYGVSEFFSDEYDFIGPKFNRIVNYHAAHDIGHAVQNMHLVGCTSVGIWNFSDSTQLMMSGRNFDFYFGDDFAKDKIVLLCNPDQGYQYLSVTWGGFCGVVSGMNEKGLSITLNSAKSEIPSQSGTPVSIIARDILQYASNIAEAKAIAEKYDSFVSELFTISSLEDEKMMVIEKSPERTGYYYPKDDTLVVANHYQSPEMKDLPINLDHLATSESEDRFLRTEQLCTRIDSTSPDNIAKILRNQKGIDGKDLGIGNPKAINQLLAHHAVIFDNVEKRVWVSNYPFQENVFDAYDLDDFDLWKGNALGVSIDSLQLAPDSFYQSTDFQTFEKFKSLKAELISATQEEKPLSEEQLAAFENSNPMYYETHRLLGNYHAALGNKEKAIAQYQKALQLDIAYMEDKVFIEEQIKSLQQ, encoded by the coding sequence GAGTGGTCTACCCTGCCCCAGAGACAGGTGAAAGCGAAATCACAGCTGACCAGATGGTGGTAGTAGCAGAAAACCATTACCAGCTGGGCAATAGCTGGATTCGTCAAAACGAAAACGGCAATTGGGAAAGCTACATAGAAGGCAATGCCTACGATCGTGGCAGAACCATGGGCATTCTACACAAGCAGCTGATCCAAAATCAAGAACAAATCTTCGTGGATGAAATCAACACCAATGTACCCTCCTGGTTCTTGAGAAAAGTACTCTTATTAGGTATCGCCTGGTTCAATAGAGACCTGGATGAGTACATACCGCTAGAATATCGACAAGAAATATACGGTGTATCGGAGTTCTTTTCGGACGAGTATGATTTCATCGGCCCCAAATTCAACCGCATCGTCAACTATCACGCAGCACATGATATCGGGCATGCCGTTCAAAATATGCATTTAGTTGGCTGCACCTCTGTTGGAATCTGGAACTTCAGTGACAGCACCCAGCTCATGATGTCGGGTCGCAATTTCGATTTCTATTTCGGGGATGACTTTGCCAAGGACAAAATCGTTTTGCTTTGTAATCCTGACCAGGGCTATCAGTATCTATCAGTCACCTGGGGAGGCTTCTGCGGAGTGGTATCTGGTATGAACGAAAAAGGGCTCAGCATTACCCTCAACTCTGCCAAATCTGAGATCCCAAGCCAGTCAGGGACTCCCGTTTCGATTATCGCCAGAGACATCTTGCAGTATGCTTCCAATATAGCCGAGGCAAAAGCCATTGCAGAAAAGTATGACAGCTTTGTGTCCGAACTCTTTACGATCTCCTCTCTGGAGGATGAAAAAATGATGGTGATAGAAAAGTCCCCAGAGCGTACAGGCTACTATTACCCAAAGGATGACACACTGGTAGTGGCCAACCACTATCAAAGTCCGGAAATGAAAGACCTACCGATCAATCTAGACCATTTGGCCACTTCTGAATCGGAAGACCGCTTTCTGAGAACTGAGCAGCTTTGCACCCGAATCGACTCTACCTCGCCTGACAACATTGCCAAAATACTGAGAAACCAAAAGGGCATCGATGGCAAAGACCTGGGGATAGGAAATCCAAAAGCCATCAACCAACTGCTGGCTCATCATGCGGTGATTTTCGACAATGTAGAAAAGCGCGTTTGGGTATCGAACTACCCCTTTCAGGAAAATGTATTTGATGCCTATGATCTGGATGATTTCGATCTATGGAAAGGAAACGCCTTGGGCGTTAGCATAGATTCTTTGCAGTTGGCGCCTGACAGCTTCTACCAAAGTACGGATTTTCAGACTTTCGAAAAATTCAAATCCCTGAAAGCTGAATTGATCTCTGCGACACAAGAAGAAAAACCACTCAGCGAGGAGCAGCTAGCAGCGTTCGAAAACAGTAACCCCATGTACTACGAAACCCACCGTCTGCTAGGCAACTACCATGCAGCTCTTGGCAACAAAGAAAAAGCCATTGCACAATACCAAAAGGCACTGCAGTTGGATATCGCCTACATGGAGGACAAGGTTTTTATCGAAGAGCAAATCAAAAGCCTTCAGCAATGA
- the acpS gene encoding holo-ACP synthase: MIHGIGTDIAETARFKKKLKNQKFLDLVFSPEEQQYCMSQGHPEQHLAARFAAKESYMKALGTGWAQGADFKEIEVAHNEEGAPIIQLHGATQSYFDKSELKDIFVSISHTAEYAVAYVTITK; encoded by the coding sequence ATGATTCATGGCATAGGTACGGATATCGCAGAAACGGCTCGTTTCAAGAAGAAACTGAAGAATCAAAAATTCCTTGATTTGGTCTTCAGTCCTGAAGAACAACAATACTGCATGTCTCAAGGACATCCCGAACAGCATCTGGCCGCACGATTTGCAGCCAAGGAATCCTATATGAAGGCCCTGGGTACGGGTTGGGCACAGGGAGCCGATTTTAAGGAAATCGAAGTGGCCCACAATGAAGAGGGAGCTCCTATCATCCAACTACATGGAGCAACCCAATCATATTTTGATAAATCAGAACTGAAAGACATATTTGTATCCATAAGCCATACCGCCGAATATGCGGTCGCTTATGTGACCATAACCAAGTAG